One genomic window of Longimicrobium sp. includes the following:
- the rho gene encoding transcription termination factor Rho, producing the protein MSLSTQPTAAARPAAASQPADGILEVLPSGSGFLRTAVHGYQAADGDVFVSQSVIRRLGLRTGDRVQGTTGTPPGRGKSSPLDEVITVNGLDPALARSRVDFGSLPASYPDERLKLEIVEEAPAGRGRRDYTNRIIDLISPLGKGQRALIVAPAKAGKTTVLQAIMRGVHTNYPDAALMVLLVDERPEEVTEMQMLGIGEVIASSFDCPAERHVAVAEMVLEHARRLVESGRDVVIVLDSLTRLARAYNTSERGTGRMLSGGIDSGALEKPKRFFGSARKVRGGTGSLTIIATALIDTGSRGDEVIFEEFKGTGNSEIVLDRTLADKRIYPAIDIEKSATRREEMLFPPEHLDKIFQLRRALHSLNPEDAINLLTKQMNDTRSNDELLGRLR; encoded by the coding sequence ATGAGCCTCTCCACCCAGCCGACCGCCGCGGCGCGTCCCGCCGCCGCGTCCCAGCCCGCGGACGGCATCCTCGAAGTGCTTCCCAGCGGCAGCGGCTTCCTGCGCACCGCCGTGCACGGCTACCAGGCCGCCGACGGGGACGTCTTCGTTTCGCAGTCCGTCATCCGGCGCCTGGGTCTGCGCACGGGCGACCGGGTGCAGGGCACCACGGGCACCCCGCCGGGGCGCGGCAAGAGCTCGCCCCTGGACGAGGTGATCACGGTCAACGGGCTGGACCCGGCGCTGGCACGGAGCCGGGTGGATTTCGGCAGCCTGCCGGCTTCGTACCCCGACGAGCGGCTGAAGCTGGAGATCGTGGAAGAGGCGCCGGCCGGCCGCGGCCGCCGCGACTACACCAACCGCATCATCGACCTGATCTCGCCGCTGGGCAAGGGGCAGCGCGCGCTGATCGTGGCTCCCGCCAAGGCGGGCAAGACCACGGTGCTGCAGGCCATCATGCGCGGTGTGCACACCAACTATCCCGACGCGGCGCTGATGGTGCTGCTGGTGGACGAGCGGCCGGAAGAAGTCACCGAAATGCAGATGCTGGGCATCGGCGAGGTGATCGCCAGCTCGTTCGACTGCCCGGCCGAGCGGCACGTCGCCGTCGCCGAGATGGTGCTGGAGCACGCGCGGCGCCTGGTGGAAAGCGGCCGCGACGTGGTGATCGTGCTGGACTCGCTGACGCGCCTGGCGCGCGCCTACAACACCAGCGAGCGGGGCACCGGCCGCATGCTTTCGGGCGGCATCGACAGCGGCGCGCTGGAAAAACCCAAGCGCTTCTTCGGCAGCGCGCGCAAGGTGCGGGGCGGCACCGGGAGCCTGACCATCATCGCCACCGCACTGATCGACACGGGCAGCCGCGGCGACGAGGTGATCTTCGAGGAGTTCAAGGGCACGGGCAACAGCGAAATCGTGCTCGACCGCACGCTGGCCGACAAGCGCATCTACCCGGCCATCGACATCGAGAAGAGCGCCACCCGCCGGGAGGAGATGCTGTTCCCGCCCGAGCACCTGGACAAGATCTTCCAGCTTCGGCGCGCGCTGCACTCGCTGAATCCGGAGGACGCGATCAACCTGCTGACCAAGCAGATGAACGACACGCGCAGCAACGACGAACTCCTCGGCCGCCTGCGCTGA